In Parus major isolate Abel chromosome 1, Parus_major1.1, whole genome shotgun sequence, the following proteins share a genomic window:
- the CCT8 gene encoding T-complex protein 1 subunit theta isoform X2 translates to MALHVPKAPGFAQMLKEGAKHYSGLEEAVYRNIQACKELAQTTRTAYGPNGMNKMVINHLEKLFVTNDAATILRELEVQHPAAKMLVMASHMQEQEVGDGTNFVLVFAGVLLELAEDLLRMGLSVSEVIEGYEKACKKALEILPDLVCCSAKNLRDIEEVASLLHTSVMSKQYGNERFLAKLIAQACVSILPDSGHFNVDNIRVCKIVGAGISASSVLHGMVFKKETEGDVTSVKDAKIAVYSCPFDGMVTETKGTVLIKNAEELMNFSKGEENLMDLQVKAIADSGANVVVTGGKVADMALHYANKYNLMLVRLNSKWDLRRLCKTVGATALPRLTPPTLEEMGHCNSVYLSEVGDTQVVVFKHEKEDGAISTILIRGSTDNLMDDIERAVDDGVNTFKVLTRDKRLVPGGGATEIELAKQITSYGETCPGLDQYAIKKFAEAFEAIPRALAENSGVKANEVISKLYAVHQEGKKNVGFDIEAEAAAVKDMFEAGVLDTYLGKFWGIKLATNAAVTVLRVDQIIMAKPAGGPKPPSGKKDWDEDQND, encoded by the exons ATGGCGCTGCACGTCCCCAAGGCCCCGGGCTTCGCCCAGATGCTTAAGGAGGGGGCGAAG catTATTCAGGGCTAGAAGAAGCTGTCTATAGAAACATCCAGGCATGCAAAGAACTTGCTCAAACCACTCGTACAGCATATGGACCAAATG GAATGAACAAAATGGTTATCAATCATCTGGAAAAACTTTTTGTTACAAATGATGCTGCTACTATCCTGAGAGAACTAGAG GTCCAGCATCCTGCTGCGAAAATGCTTGTGATGGCTTCACACATGCAAGAACAAGAAGTTGGAGATGGAACAAACTTTGTCCTTGTTTTTGCTGGAGTTCTTCTGGAGTTAGCAGAGGACCTTCTGAGGATGGGGTTATCTGTCTCGGAG GTGATTGAAGGATATGAAAAGGCTTGCAAGAAAGCCCTAGAAATTCTTCCAGACTTGGTGTGCTGTTCTGCAAAGAACCTTCGAGATATTGAAGAAGTGGCATCTTTGTTGCACACATCAGTCATGAGCAAACAATATGGCAATGAACGGTTCTTGGCAAAGCTTATTGCTCAGGCCTGTG tttctATTCTTCCTGATTCTGGTCATTTCAACGTTGATAATATCAGAGTGTGCAAAATTGTG gGTGCTGGTATTTCTGCTTCCTCAGTACTGCATGGcatggtttttaaaaaagaaactgaaggaGATGTTACTTCTGTCAAAGATGCAAAAATAGCTGTGTATTCCTGCCCTTTTGATGGTATGGTAACTGAAACTAAG GGCACCGTCCTTATAAAGAATGCTGAAGAGCTGATGAATTTCagtaaaggagaagaaaatctgaTGGATTTGCAAGTCAAAGCTATTGCTGATAGTGGTGCAAATGTAGTAGTAACAGGTGGCAAAGTGGCAGATATGGCTCTTCATTATGCCAACAAGTACAATCTTATGTTAGTCAG GTTGAATTCCAAGTGGGACCTGAGAAGACTCTGCAAAACTGTTGGTGCAACAGCCCTACCCAGACTG acTCCCCCTACTCTTGAAGAAATGGGTCACTGCAATAGTGTGTATTTATCAGAAGTTGGGGATACACAGGTTGTGGTGTTTAAGCATG AAAAGGAGGATGGTGCCATTTCTACTATCCTCATTCGTGGATCTACAGACAATCTGATGGATGACATAGAGAGAGCAGTGGATGATGGTGTCAATACTTTCAAAGTACTCACAAGG GATAAACGTCTTGTTCCTGGAGGTGGTGCGACAGAGATTGAATTAGCCAAGCAAATCACATCCTATGGAGAG aCTTGTCCTGGGCTTGACCAATATGCCATCAAGAAGTTTGCTGAGGcatttgaagccattcctcgAGCACTGGCAGAAAACTCTGGAGTAAAGGCTAATGAGGTCATCTCCAAACTGTATGCTGTGCAtcaggaggggaagaaaaatgttggATTTGATATTGAG gctgaagctgctgcagtgaaggACATGTTTGAAGCTGGTGTGTTAGACACCTATCTTGGAAAATTCTGGGGTATCAAGCTAGCTACAAATGCAGCAGTAACTGTCCTAAGGGTTGATCAG ATCATTATGGCAAAACCAGCTGGTGGCCCAAAACCTCCGTCAGGAAAGAAAGACTGGGATGAAGACCAAAATGATTGA
- the CCT8 gene encoding T-complex protein 1 subunit theta isoform X1, which produces MALHVPKAPGFAQMLKEGAKHYSGLEEAVYRNIQACKELAQTTRTAYGPNGMNKMVINHLEKLFVTNDAATILRELEVQHPAAKMLVMASHMQEQEVGDGTNFVLVFAGVLLELAEDLLRMGLSVSEVIEGYEKACKKALEILPDLVCCSAKNLRDIEEVASLLHTSVMSKQYGNERFLAKLIAQACVSILPDSGHFNVDNIRVCKIVGAGISASSVLHGMVFKKETEGDVTSVKDAKIAVYSCPFDGMVTETKGTVLIKNAEELMNFSKGEENLMDLQVKAIADSGANVVVTGGKVADMALHYANKYNLMLVRLNSKWDLRRLCKTVGATALPRLTPPTLEEMGHCNSVYLSEVGDTQVVVFKHEKEDGAISTILIRGSTDNLMDDIERAVDDGVNTFKVLTRDKRLVPGGGATEIELAKQITSYGETCPGLDQYAIKKFAEAFEAIPRALAENSGVKANEVISKLYAVHQEGKKNVGFDIEAEAAAVKDMFEAGVLDTYLGKFWGIKLATNAAVTVLRVDQIIMAKTAGGPKAPKQQGHWDKDDWKDEPEN; this is translated from the exons ATGGCGCTGCACGTCCCCAAGGCCCCGGGCTTCGCCCAGATGCTTAAGGAGGGGGCGAAG catTATTCAGGGCTAGAAGAAGCTGTCTATAGAAACATCCAGGCATGCAAAGAACTTGCTCAAACCACTCGTACAGCATATGGACCAAATG GAATGAACAAAATGGTTATCAATCATCTGGAAAAACTTTTTGTTACAAATGATGCTGCTACTATCCTGAGAGAACTAGAG GTCCAGCATCCTGCTGCGAAAATGCTTGTGATGGCTTCACACATGCAAGAACAAGAAGTTGGAGATGGAACAAACTTTGTCCTTGTTTTTGCTGGAGTTCTTCTGGAGTTAGCAGAGGACCTTCTGAGGATGGGGTTATCTGTCTCGGAG GTGATTGAAGGATATGAAAAGGCTTGCAAGAAAGCCCTAGAAATTCTTCCAGACTTGGTGTGCTGTTCTGCAAAGAACCTTCGAGATATTGAAGAAGTGGCATCTTTGTTGCACACATCAGTCATGAGCAAACAATATGGCAATGAACGGTTCTTGGCAAAGCTTATTGCTCAGGCCTGTG tttctATTCTTCCTGATTCTGGTCATTTCAACGTTGATAATATCAGAGTGTGCAAAATTGTG gGTGCTGGTATTTCTGCTTCCTCAGTACTGCATGGcatggtttttaaaaaagaaactgaaggaGATGTTACTTCTGTCAAAGATGCAAAAATAGCTGTGTATTCCTGCCCTTTTGATGGTATGGTAACTGAAACTAAG GGCACCGTCCTTATAAAGAATGCTGAAGAGCTGATGAATTTCagtaaaggagaagaaaatctgaTGGATTTGCAAGTCAAAGCTATTGCTGATAGTGGTGCAAATGTAGTAGTAACAGGTGGCAAAGTGGCAGATATGGCTCTTCATTATGCCAACAAGTACAATCTTATGTTAGTCAG GTTGAATTCCAAGTGGGACCTGAGAAGACTCTGCAAAACTGTTGGTGCAACAGCCCTACCCAGACTG acTCCCCCTACTCTTGAAGAAATGGGTCACTGCAATAGTGTGTATTTATCAGAAGTTGGGGATACACAGGTTGTGGTGTTTAAGCATG AAAAGGAGGATGGTGCCATTTCTACTATCCTCATTCGTGGATCTACAGACAATCTGATGGATGACATAGAGAGAGCAGTGGATGATGGTGTCAATACTTTCAAAGTACTCACAAGG GATAAACGTCTTGTTCCTGGAGGTGGTGCGACAGAGATTGAATTAGCCAAGCAAATCACATCCTATGGAGAG aCTTGTCCTGGGCTTGACCAATATGCCATCAAGAAGTTTGCTGAGGcatttgaagccattcctcgAGCACTGGCAGAAAACTCTGGAGTAAAGGCTAATGAGGTCATCTCCAAACTGTATGCTGTGCAtcaggaggggaagaaaaatgttggATTTGATATTGAG gctgaagctgctgcagtgaaggACATGTTTGAAGCTGGTGTGTTAGACACCTATCTTGGAAAATTCTGGGGTATCAAGCTAGCTACAAATGCAGCAGTAACTGTCCTAAGGGTTGATCAG ATTATTATGGCAAAAACAGCAGGCGGTCCAAAAGCCCCTAAGCAACAAGGACATTGGGATAAGGATGACTGGAAAGATGAGCCTGAAAACTAG